The following coding sequences lie in one Anguilla anguilla isolate fAngAng1 chromosome 14, fAngAng1.pri, whole genome shotgun sequence genomic window:
- the LOC118212161 gene encoding ankyrin repeat domain-containing protein 34B-like codes for MEDVSEVRSDGSSLLKAVYLSRLRLTRLLLEGGAYVNESNERGETPLMVACKTRHADQQSVPKAKLVKYLLESGADPNIQDKSGRTALMHACLERAGPEVVALLLGSGADPSLEDHRGSSALIHAVNTGDKETLRVLLDACKARGKEVIIITTDKLPSGQQMTKQYLNVPPSPHLADWPQAASGMPCTSPSEIELHTLPQAARGHLFTFGDCQGSGAGVAAASQPGSPTHRPGPAHGGLPRLLHLQRLNSEPWLKIPPCLLAQQTKASSLAEDLPDITPEEELSFRLNGLSVPRAPAARHQGADPRDAPCWGQGTEQTPCADGASVWGAGLSRKTPHDDVSPIRFSASHPDLRRQCAAAAAASSAGRDADCYPNLAVSSLRNILQRRAVGAEHYSSDSQLCRRSALPADDGRGLLEKRRLVSSRSSTLLGSRECAEGPAQAGRRHPAVLERRGSGAAPPDHTPHARPGHLPPLNPHAPIPHIGVTPSVGGGGAGWAGGAGGGGGDVLRPLIPTAPSFPKDHKAKKTLLRRHSMQPEQIKQLVTMEEVFSH; via the coding sequence ATGGAGGACGTGTCTGAGGTGCGCAGCGACGGCAGCTCCCTGCTGAAGGCCGTCTACCTGAGCCGCCTGCGCCTGACCCGCCTGCTGCTGGAGGGCGGGGCCTACGTCAACGAGAGCAACGAGCGCGGCGAGACGCCGCTGATGGTGGCCTGCAAGACCAGGCACGCCGACCAGCAGAGCGTGCCCAAGGCCAAGCTGGTCAAGTACCTGCTGGAGAGCGGCGCCGACCCCAACATCCAGGACAAGAGCGGCAGGACGGCGCTCATGCACGCCTGCCTGGAGCGGGCGGGGCCCGAGGTGGTGGCGCTGCTGCTGGGGAGCGGGGCCGACCCCAGCCTGGAGGACCACCGCGGCTCCTCCGCCCTCATCCACGCCGTCAACACCGGCGACAAGGAGACGCTGCGGGTGCTGCTGGACGCCTGCAAGGCCAGGGGCAAGGAGGTGATCATCATCACCACCGACAAGCTGCCCTCCGGCCAGCAGATGACCAAGCAGTACCTCAACGTGCCCCCGTCCCCGCACCTGGCCGACTGGCCGCAGGCAGCCTCCGGGATGCCCTGCACGTCGCCGTCCGAAATCGAGCTGCACACCTTGCCCCAGGCCGCCCGCGGGCACCTCTTCACCTTCGGGGACTGCCAGGGCTCCGGGGCAGGCGTGGCGGCGGCCTCCCAGCCCGGCTCTCCCACCCACAGGCCGGGCCCCGCCCACGGCGGCCTGCCCAGGCTGCTCCACCTGCAGCGGCTCAACTCGGAGCCCTGGCTGAAGATCCCGCCGTGCCTGCTGGCGCAGCAGACCAAGGCCTCCTCCCTGGCCGAGGACCTGCCGGACATCACCCCCGAGGAGGAGCTCTCCTTCAGGCTGAACGGGCTGAGCGTGCCCAGGGCCCCGGCCGCGCGCCACCAGGGAGCCGACCCCCGGGACGCCCCCTGCTGGGGCCAGGGGACGGAGCAGACGCCCTGCGCTGACGGGGCGTCCGTGTGGGGCGCGGGGCTCAGCCGGAAGACGCCCCACGACGACGTCTCCCCGATTCGCTTCTCCGCCTCGCACCCGGACCTCCGCCGCCAGTGCGCGGCGGCGGCCGCCGCCAGCTCGGCCGGCCGCGACGCGGACTGCTACCCCAACCTGGCGGTGTCCAGCCTGCGGAACATCCTCCAGCGCCGGGCGGTGGGCGCGGAGCACTACAGCTCCGACTCGCAGCTGTGCCGGCGCAGCGCCCTCCCCGCCGACGACGGCAGGGGCCTGCTGGAGAAGAGGAGGCTGgtctcctcccgctcctccacCCTGCTGGGCTCCCGCGAGTGCGCCGAGGGCCCGGCGCAGGCCGGCAGGAGGCACCCCGCCGTCCTGGAGCGCAGGGGCTCGGGGGCCGCGCCCCCCGACCACACCCCCCACGCCAGGCCCGGCCACCTGCCCCCGCTCAACCCGCACGCGCCCATCCCCCACATCGGGGTCACCCCCagcgtcggcggcggcggcgcgggctgggcagggggcgcgggcggcggcggcggcgatgtGCTCAGGCCCCTGATCCCCACGGCTCCCAGCTTCCCCAAAGACCACAAGGCCAAGAAGACGCTCCTCAGGCGACACTCCATGCAGCCGGAACAGATCAAGCAGCTGGTCACCATGGAGGAGGTCTTCAGCCACTGA
- the LOC118212163 gene encoding dihydrofolate reductase-like, with amino-acid sequence MSRTLNCIVAICPNMGIGNEGNLPWHPKRLSKEFKHFQKMTVTPTVEGKQNVVIMGRKTWFSIPERNRPLKNRINIVLSRELNAPPEGAHHLASDFSSALRLLDTAELAEQADQVWVIGGTSLYKEAMETPCLRRLFVTRVRQQFDCDTFLPEISLENYRLLPSFPEVPEGVQEENGIQYHFEVYESIKN; translated from the exons ATGTCTCGCACGTTGAACTGTATCGTTGCCATTTGTCCTAATATGGGAATAGGCAACGAAGGAAATTTACCTTGGCATCCAAAACGACTtag TAAGGAATTTAAACACTTCCAGAAGATGACAGTGACGCCTACGGTGGAAG GTAAGCAGAACGTCGTGATTATGGGTCGGAAGACGTGGTTCTCAATTCCAGAACGGAACAGACCCCTGAAAAACAGGATCAATATTGTTCTCAGCAGAGAGTTGAA CGCACCCCCAGAAGGTGCACACCACCTGGCCTCTGATTTCAGTTCAGCGCTCCGCCTCCTGGACACCGCGGAGCTTGCAGAGCAGGCTGACCAGGTGTGGGTCATCGGTGGAACCTCCCTGTACAAG GAAGCCATGGAGACCCCCTGCCTGCGCAGGCTCTTCGTGACTCGCGTCCGGCAGCAGTTCGACTGCGACACCTTCCTGCCCGAAATCAGCCTGGAAAACTACCGCCTGCTGCCCAG TTTCCCAGAAGTACCAGAAGGTGTACAAGAGGAAAATGGGATTCAGTACCATTTTGAGGTGTATGAAAGCATTAAAAACTAG